Genomic window (Castor canadensis chromosome X, mCasCan1.hap1v2, whole genome shotgun sequence):
TAAGAGTagagtggggaagggaaggggaagggttcATTGCCTTACAGTACTCCTTCTCTGAccatcatttcttctctttccctctcctaacTCATTTTCTCCCTAACCTAGATTTCTTTTTGACTTCTATGATCCCTGGGTCTCTCAGTGTTTCCACCCTACCTCTCCCAGAGGTTCAATGCTTTGTGTTCAATGTCGAGTACATGAATTGCACTTGGAACAGTACATCTGAGCCCCAGCCTACCAACCTGACTTTGCACTATTGGTACGAGAAGGGAAGAGGGGTTGCACAGGGGAGGAAACAGAGGTGGCCCATTGAGAGTGACTGCATGGGGACCAAGAAAGAGGGTAGTCAGCCTCCCGGGAAccccattttttttgtggtactggggattgaactcagggcctcatgcgtgcatggcaaacactaaaccactgagctatatccccagcccaccCCAGTAGTTTTTACCTGAGAAAGTTATAAGTCAGTTCAGACCAACTGAGGCTAGACTGTGGACATGTGCAGTACCCAAATTTGCCCCAGAATTCCTCTTCCTTCCAATCTTTCTCTAGGTACAAGAACTCTGATTATGGTAAATCCCAGGAGTGTGGCCACTATCTGTTCTCAGAAGACATCACTTCCGGCTGCTGGTTGCCCAAAGAGGAAATCCATATCTATCAAGCATTTTTTGTTCAGCTCCAAGACCCCAGGATACCCGGGAGACAGGTCACACAGAGGCTAACACTGCAGAATCTGGGTAATCACAAAAGAAGTAGTTAAGAGGTCAGGAATATTGCGTAGTCTATGGAGTGGTGTTCTTTCTCATTGTATATGGGCAgaagggaggaggtagggggaggggatggggagggaaggagggatgaggGGTACTACCTTCAAGATACTGACTTGTCTAGGCCAGGGGAAtgaccacacatgcacacatatctCCAGTGATCCCCTGGGCTCCAGAGAATCTAACACTTCGCAACCTCAGTGATTCCCAGCTAGAACTGAGCTGGGACAACAGCTACTTGGACCACTGTCTGCAACACTTGGTGCAGTATCGGAGTGACCGGGATCACAGCTGGACTGTGAGTGACTGGGGACATGAATGTAGCACTAAGACCAAGCAAGAGGGAGAAAATAGTCATACAGCCAGACAGGAGGACCCAATACCAAACTCCTGTCCTCTGCCTCCCAGCTTTTCTGTCTACTGCCCACCCCCAACCCAACTCTTTCCTCTATCATAACCAGTGAGTTTTCATTTAGGTCTTCCTGTCCATACGCTTTGTGATACCAGGTAgacaaggaaataaaaggaagccATATGGGGACCTGGGGGGAGGGGCATTAGAGCCAAGTTAATGAGGGGAGCAGGGTGTTTTGAGTAGTCAAGAGAGTAAGGGGCTGGAGGAATGACTCCAGCCTTAGAGGGTCTGCTTCGCAGTGTGAAGCcatgtgttcaaactccagtatcaccaaaaaaaaaaaaattatagctgatatgccaggtgctggtggctcatgcctgtaatcctagctactcaggaggcagagatcgatcgtggtttgaaaccagcctgggcaaatagtacttgagaccctatcttcgaaaaaacccatcacagaaaaagggctagtggagtggctcaagctgtagctcctgagttcaaaccccagtactgcaaaaaaaaaaaaaaaaaaggctggtgggggtggctcaagtggtaagactgcctgcctagcaagtgtgaggccctgagttcaaatctcagtgttgaaaaaaaaagaactgatgaGAGGAACCAGAACTGGGAACAGCCAGAAGATGACCTTGCATTTTAGGCAGATATATGTTTTCATTCTCCCTTCTTATATGGACACTCACCTTTCCCTCACCCTCTTTCTCCCCAAGAAACAAATGGTGGATCACAGACGTAGTTTCTCCCTGCCTAGTGTGGATGGGCAGAAACTGTACACATTCCGGGTTCGGAGCCGTTTTAACCCACTCTGTGGAAGTGCTGAGCTTTGGAGTGAATGGAGCCACCCAATTCACTGGGGAAGCAGTGTTTCAAAGGGTAAAGTAGACTAAATAAATGACCCCAATCCATGAGCCCAGCACCCCAACCTTTCTACCACCACTGTTTTTTGTTCTACCTCTCTATTTCCAAGCCTCCAGGCTTGATGCTCCCTCACTGCTCAACCTCAACCCCTAAGAAGCAGGCTGTTCTGTGTAGGGCTGGGAGGGTGTGCTGTCAGAGTAGGGGGTAGATTAAGAAGGAGGCCAAAGGGTGCTCAAGGAAAGTGTGGAATGTATAGCATTTCCCGACAGCATTCCAGAGAGGTGAAGACGGCCTCGGAActgggctggcctctgactctgtttcctcatctgtaaaatgtagaTGATTACTCCTCCCTCTCAGGAGCTGTCAGGAAGGTTAAGTATAGGGAGTGTGTTTAGCGTAGTGCCTGGTGCATATTCATAGGGGTCCCACAAATGTAAggttcattttcctttcctttttttttttctatagagaATCCTTTGTGGTTTGCATTGAAAGCTATGCTTATCCCCCTTGGCTCCATGGGATTGATCATTTGCctcttctttgtgtatttttggcTGGAACGGTGAGATTTCAGGAAATCCCCCCAAATGAGGTGGGGGTGGCTACGGTTATTTCAGGGTCTCCAGGGGCAGAGGGCAGGATAGTAAGGAACACAGGGTCACCTAAGGGGGTATGGTGATGGGAGGAAGCTACTGGCAGAGAACACGGAATCCCTTGGCCCCATATGGGATGGCTGGCTGGGAGAAAGGTAATGAAGGAGCTCTAACCTATgtgcttcctctttctccctgccCAGGACAATGCCTCGAATTCCCACCCTCAAGAACCTAGAGGATCTAGTGACTGAGTATCACGGGAACTTTTCGGTGAGAACACTGTCATAAGCATACTGCAGTCTATCAACTGCCAAGGCTGGCCAGCAAGACAgttgagggggaggagaagggagccTGTACTAACTGTCAGGATGTGACCAACCAAATGGGGGATAGGCTaggagagagacacacagaaaaaTGGATTACAGATTGTGTAAAGTGGATGGAAACTGTGTATTGGGGGTCCAAGAGTCTGGTTGTCCCTTCTGTAATCATAACGGTTGCAGATATCATGAGAGCTTCTTTGGTACAGAGCCTGGGTCTTTTGCTCCCTGCTGCTAATTGACCTCTGACCTGGAGATATCTGTCTTTAGGCCTGGAGTGGTGTGTCTAAAGGACTGGCCGAGAGTCTGCAGCCAGATTACAGTGAACGGTTCTGCCACGTCAGTGAGATTCCTCCAAAAGGAGGAGCCTTAGGGGAGGAGCCTGGGGGCTCCCCCTGCAGCCAGCATAGCCCTTACTGGGCCCCTCCATGTTATACCCTGAAGCCTAAAACCTGAGCCTCAATCCCCTCATGGAACCTCAGGGTCTTATAACCCTAAATGGTACTAACTTCCCCTCACCTACCCTGTCAATCTAGGTCTAGTACTCATTACCACTCTCTATggctaattttgaattttttttttgttttggtactggggattgaacccagagcctcccatttgagctataccccaaccctaattttaaatttatgccCCCTGTAACTATGCCTTAATTCAATATCACCCTACTTGAGAACTGTCCCTTTGCCCTGTACAAACTTCTCATCTCCCCCAATCTGGCCCTTCCTTTTTACAGGAATTTTTGTCCCTccatctctctgtccctctcttcctctttctaccTACCCTTCAATTGTTCCTGAATCAATGAGAAATAAAGTTTCTGCTAATAATTAAGAATGTTTGTCGTGGGGGTGGGGATCAGGGGGTATAATAAGGGTGGGAGGCAAGGTGTGAGGGTAGGAATAAAAGAGAGTCATATTGTAGAAGCAAGTAGTATTACAAATTAACTAGAAAGGGGTAATGTTCTGGAAACTTACTTTTCTCCAGTAAGTTTCTGTACTCATTCCAGGGACCACTTTAGAGTTAGATTTGCCATGTTGCCCCCATTTCCAACAGATCTTATCAGATCTCACCCAACTACTGTCCTTCTTGCTTTGCCATTCACTACATATACCACTTCTGACCTCATAATCCTTCAACTGCAGCTCAGGCCCCATCCCTAGGGATGCTGGTTATCCACAACTGCCAAGAGCTCTCTCCTACCTGCCTATTCTGGCTTCCTCAGCTTATAGATCCATctgcccccccaacccccagcccTATGGGTCCCCCTGACCCCCAGGGCCTCTAGAACACCTTCCTTCCACATGACTCATCAGAAGGCTCTCTGCAGACCGAGAGAATGTTCATCTTTATCAAACATGGAGGTGAGAGGCAGCATAGAGCTAAGAGTCTACGCATGGGCATGCGGAGGGTTGAGGGCAGCAGACATTAAGATGGTAGAACTACAAGGAGGGCCTGCATGCTCCATCCCATCTCTTCTCAGATAATCGTCAGTTTCTGGCCAATACCAATTGTTCTGTTCTCCTGTTGCTGCATTACATTCGCAAGAAAATGGGGTTGCGTAAAACAGGTGAGGAGTTTGGGGGAGAGGACTAGTGGCCAAGGGTCAGAAACAACAGGGTCACCTCTTGCCTCTAAACCCTCTTCTTCACAAGAAGGGAGCTCCTTCCTCATATCCTACAACTTCTTCCAACCCATCCTGTATAGGATCATTGGCCCTTTTTGCTCCCATTCTGTCCTTAGCTGTCCCAATCACCCTGTGACTTCCCTCTAGACACCATCGATTTGTGTGATGAATCAGGGACAATGAAGCTACTTTTTCTGACGAAGACCCCTGCAGACTATGCCAGCAAATTCCTTACAGTTCGAAACACCTACTATGTTTGTAAGGTGGTGCGTGGGGCAGCAGGTAGAGGATTGCGAGCATTCTCCAGAAGATAGAGCTAATCTCTCAAGATGGATCATGAACCATGATCTATTTTACAGGGGAAGGTATCcttcacctgtaatcccagcactcaagaggctgaggcaggaggattgtgagttcgaggccagtctggactatataATAAGACCCTGcttcacaaacaagcaaacacccCCTCcagaaaaaccccacaaaacaacCCCATAAATAAAAAATTGGGTACACTCAACCAGGTCCAAATTGACCATATCTACTCAGTCATCCTAAAGAAAAGGCACTGCCTctgggctgggggaatggcttgagtgctagagtacttgcttagaatgtgcaaggccctgggttcaattcccagtactgcaaaaataaacaaaataaaaaattaagaagaaaagaaaaaaaaaaggcattgccTGAATGACAATAGGTTAGGTTCACACATACCATCTCACCCCACCTCATCCTAGGGTCCATAATTCACCTGTAGATCCATACCAAAGGAGAGGAATTAAGGTATAAGGTAGTGTTTAATAAGGTGCAAGTAGTGACTAATGTTAAGAGTCCTGAAATCTTGGGCTTCAGAAGGGTGGAGAGTGGGTAACAGGGGCTGGTGATAGCACACTACTGTGTTCACAGGAACCAGACTTGAGAATGCCTACAGAGCTGTTGTGCCCCTCCTGAAGAATCCAGAAACAGAGCTAGTTGGTAAGGAGTGTGATGGGGGAGGGAAAAACATGGAGAGTACTGCACATAGCTGTGTGATAGAAAATATAGGGTAGGAagtcatggtggcacacacctgtaatcctagcacttgggaagctgaggcaggaggactttaAGAGTTGGATGCCAGTTGGACTTACAtaacaagactgtctcaaaaaaaaaaggaaagaaaatgcaaaatataggGTAGTACTAGCTTACTATGCTAGGGGGATCACAGGAGCTTAGGAAAGGGAGGGGCAAGATCTAGGTCCACTTTAGGAGGAATATTTATTGTGTgtcatttcttcctccatttctctGCCATCTTCTCTGTATATTTCCCTATAGGGAAAATATAGGTCCCTATACAGGTGGTGAcctgtcattttcattttagtcCAGGTTACTCCAGTTGAGCAGTTGAATGATGGGGAGGGTCAGGATGTGTAAGGTCTCTAATCCTCAGAGATGTGGGTGCCTTTTCCTGTTCCTAGAGGCACTACGCACACAATGTGACTTCCTGGAAAGGAGCAGAGTGAAGATGCTTAGAAGCCTAGAAGCCAAGAAAGTCGCTGCAGTTGAATCCTCTGTGAATCTCCCAGTAAGACTCAAGTGCAGCCTGGCCCAGCACCCCCCTCTTCCCACCAGCCAACTGCAGGTTCCTCCACACTGGCCCCCTGGGATAAATTTCGTTACTGAATCCAACATCTATGCCCAAGACCTGCCTCCAacttcttccatccttcctttgtCCCTAGATTGTAGAAATCATCCTGGCAGGGCCTCTTCCTCTTTGCTAATCGATTTGCTTTCCCTTTCTAGACCAAATCAGGACGTTCTCATGAAGTTGGGCCCCCTCCTACCCGCAGACCACTCTATAAGTCCAGAGCAGACTTTCTCAGTAGGAAGGGTAAACATCGCTAACTCAATATAGTGACCAAGAGCAGCAACTCTGGGTATGAAATTCGTGGAATTTAACGTGAAGTTCCTTTTTCCAGAAAGACTCCTTCTCCCAGTATCCGCACAAAGGCTTAAGTAGGCCCCAGGCACCGGGGAGGCTCCCAGGGTGGACTGAGAGCGACAGAAGAGGGCGGGAGCCAGCACATGGGTGGGGGTGAGGAAAGACTGTGAAGTCTAGTACAATGAGCCTTTGAGGgccttggtgggggtggggtcttCTCAAACCAGACTACCTCCCTTAGGGAGGCCTATCTCACAACCGCCTACTCCTGCAGGGGCTAGGTGTCCCTCCCCCACCACGCTCCACTACCTCCCAGGCTGaaattcccccacccccacctcactgCCTCCCGGGCAGCCCCTCCCGCCCGCCCTTCAACTTACTGCCCTTcgcctttccccctccctcccccttatCCTCGGGGAGCAGCAAGGCAGCAGAAACCAGAGCTGGTTATAgacatttattgaatttattcatttattgatttgacaCACTTCCCCACTCCAATCTAGCACATGATACAATCTGGGTAGGCCAGGCGCCGACACAGGAAATGATGGGAACCCacagcaggggtgggggaggggacaatGCAAAGGGCACTGGGGGAGGGAATGCTTCGGGGGCTGGGGTGGAGAAGGAGCCCCAGATGGCCTCCCTGGCAGGTGCTAGTAAACCTGATCCACATTCTCCCCCATCCCTGCTCATTTCCCAGACCCTCAGCCAAGCTCCCCAGCTCCCCCTTCCTggttcctctcctcctcccccctgcCTGCTACCACACACTTCCACACATAACCCCCGTAgtcagggaaggggaagaagggcaGGGACAGCTGTCAGGGGCCTTGAACAGGGAGGTCTCTGTACCTAACTTTACCACCCTAaatccttccctccttctcttttctcccttccagGCCCCAAGCTAATTCCATGCCTTCCATGCACCCTCCGCTAGTAGCACTAACCTGCATTAAGTCTATACACAGTGTGGCTGTACCCCAACACCACACTCTCCCAGGCACAAGTTGACAGAAAGTGGGGGCCTGTCTTagggctttttttcccccttagggAAACTCCGACTGACACATAGACCTTTTTCTAGACCTGGTCCAAATGGGAGCTCTTCCCCAGTTCACTATTGCTCCCCATCTCTCCCCCCACATTTCCTCTAATATTTATTGTCTGTAGTGTTTGTATCATGTCACTATGATAAaaccttcagaaagaaaaaaagcattctcCCCATCACTAGCACCTTGCCACTGTTAAAAATCTctatatttgtgtttgtttctttaaaagtttataaaaagcCTTTGTTATCTGCAGCCTTCCAAAGGTGATTTGGCCTGGTGAGCTACTCCAGTGCTCAGACCTTGGCCCTTTTAGGTCCCCaattccccccacccaccccaccccactggcCTAAGGGGCCACTGCATAAAAATCCCAGGCTCAACCTAGCCTGGCCCAGCTCAGATAagactctcttaaaaaaaaattcctgctcCCAAAGGCAGGGGTAAGGCCACTGGTGACTTCACATTTCCAACAGCATTGCTGCCCCCTACTACAAAGCCTAGGGGGTGGGAATGGGGAAAACTAAGGATGGCTCCTGAGAAAGGGCCTTAATTACCCCCTAATTGGCACAGTGAGAATAAACACTTTCCCCCTCCCATGCCCCTCCCCTCATAGTCCCCATATGGTGCAGCTTTATCTTTATAATTTCCTCAACACCCGTGTGTGACCAGACCCCACCCTATCTCTAAAGCAGGGTCCCAAATTCCTGGGGAGGGCTCAGGGGAAAAAAGTGGATATGGACACGCCTGGCTCCACCTCTGAAGCAGGGGACAAAACTTCCAGCTGTGACTCAGGGATCTGTGGGAAGAAACAGAGGACAAAATAAGAGATTTATCTGGGGCAAGTCAACTTTCTACCATCCAGATTCATACCAATGAAAAGAAAGACACCCTTTTCCCTCCATATACCACCCTCTGCTTATAGGGGTGGGTACTGCTAAGGTGCCTGGTGGTAACTGTTATAAtgatggcttccttttgttcaccctaataGAAACT
Coding sequences:
- the Il2rg gene encoding cytokine receptor common subunit gamma; amino-acid sequence: MLKPSLPLRFLLLLQLSLLGVGLSSMVITPSGNEDTTADFFLTSMIPGSLSVSTLPLPEVQCFVFNVEYMNCTWNSTSEPQPTNLTLHYWYKNSDYGKSQECGHYLFSEDITSGCWLPKEEIHIYQAFFVQLQDPRIPGRQVTQRLTLQNLVIPWAPENLTLRNLSDSQLELSWDNSYLDHCLQHLVQYRSDRDHSWTKQMVDHRRSFSLPSVDGQKLYTFRVRSRFNPLCGSAELWSEWSHPIHWGSSVSKENPLWFALKAMLIPLGSMGLIICLFFVYFWLERTMPRIPTLKNLEDLVTEYHGNFSAWSGVSKGLAESLQPDYSERFCHVSEIPPKGGALGEEPGGSPCSQHSPYWAPPCYTLKPKT
- the CXHXorf65 gene encoding uncharacterized protein CXorf65 homolog isoform X2; protein product: MFIFIKHGDNRQFLANTNCSVLLLLHYIRKKMGLRKTDTIDLCDESGTMKLLFLTKTPADYASKFLTVRNTYYVCKVVRGAAGTRLENAYRAVVPLLKNPETELVEALRTQCDFLERSRVKMLRSLEAKKVAAVESSVNLPVRLKCSLAQHPPLPTSQLQTKSGRSHEVGPPPTRRPLYKSRADFLSRKGKHR
- the CXHXorf65 gene encoding uncharacterized protein CXorf65 homolog isoform X1 produces the protein MFIFIKHGDNRQFLANTNCSVLLLLHYIRKKMGLRKTGTRLENAYRAVVPLLKNPETELVEALRTQCDFLERSRVKMLRSLEAKKVAAVESSVNLPTKSGRSHEVGPPPTRRPLYKSRADFLSRKGKHR